In Priestia megaterium NBRC 15308 = ATCC 14581, the following proteins share a genomic window:
- a CDS encoding winged helix-turn-helix transcriptional regulator, translated as MARNWIGEPPEQHKEVCPVTQTQEIIAGKWKIILLWHLSIETRRFNELQKLLPDISKGILTRQLRELEEDQMVHREVYKEVPPKVEYSLTPLGQSFIPILHSMGEWSKKYLKNQI; from the coding sequence ATGGCAAGAAATTGGATCGGTGAACCTCCAGAGCAGCATAAAGAAGTTTGTCCTGTTACACAAACACAAGAAATTATTGCTGGGAAATGGAAGATCATTCTTCTATGGCATTTAAGCATAGAAACTAGGAGGTTTAATGAACTTCAAAAACTTCTACCTGATATTTCAAAAGGGATTTTGACACGTCAGTTAAGAGAACTGGAAGAAGATCAAATGGTTCACAGAGAAGTATATAAAGAAGTTCCTCCAAAAGTAGAATACTCGCTAACACCGTTAGGACAAAGTTTCATTCCTATCCTGCATAGTATGGGAGAATGGAGCAAAAAATATTTAAAGAACCAAATTTAA
- a CDS encoding YitT family protein translates to MTKKVIIIFRKIPVVLVGSLLLSIGINGFLVPHYLLDGGTIGIALILHYYFEFPTGVTMIILGFPLCWFAWVYERTYFYNSFYGLIISSLLIDWLEPIKDQFQLSVFPSVIFGGVCIGTGIGLMLRYETSTGGTDLLAQLLSKAFSLNIGIVILIIDGFIITAGLPLLGPKTFLFSCSTIFIGGMTTSLLTKKE, encoded by the coding sequence TTGACTAAAAAGGTGATTATTATTTTTCGAAAAATACCGGTTGTTCTTGTCGGAAGCTTATTATTAAGTATAGGAATTAATGGATTTTTAGTTCCTCATTATTTGTTGGATGGAGGGACAATTGGAATTGCTCTTATCCTTCACTATTATTTTGAATTTCCCACAGGTGTAACGATGATTATTTTGGGCTTCCCATTATGTTGGTTTGCTTGGGTTTATGAAAGAACTTATTTTTATAATAGTTTTTATGGGTTAATTATTTCTTCTTTATTGATTGATTGGCTAGAGCCTATTAAAGACCAGTTTCAACTTTCTGTTTTTCCTAGTGTGATCTTTGGAGGAGTATGTATTGGAACGGGGATTGGTCTTATGCTTCGATACGAGACAAGCACTGGAGGAACAGATTTACTAGCCCAACTACTATCAAAAGCTTTTTCTTTGAACATAGGAATCGTCATTTTAATTATAGATGGTTTTATCATAACAGCAGGTCTTCCTTTATTAGGACCTAAAACGTTTCTTTTTTCATGTTCGACAATTTTTATAGGTGGAATGACGACTTCGTTACTTACTAAAAAAGAATAA
- a CDS encoding NAD(P)/FAD-dependent oxidoreductase produces MYDITIVGSGVSSIFLAYTLLQSDQKILILEKGKPLEQRDCASDHGEPCHCDLCEKYFGFAGLGKSEGKFNYTSNFGGELAQKIGKEHAMQAMGEVDDILCLFGGKEIAKYSTVDAHLAKKAQSCGLQMLTTEVRHLGTSLSTQIFQRMYDMLSRKIEIRFEVDITEIKKEAHSFIITTNQGMVYSHKIVLATGRSGTEWLQRQCSMLGVKQGTTRLDLGVRVEMKEQQLRSILQDTFETKLSYTHEDLVSTTYCMNPRGRIVRKHQEGFVMPDGQNFREKANGTSNLNFTLFTSRYFSTLVDANAHAQKVIGSINDNRERIIVQRLGDLRAGQPTTVKQMEVNRIFPTLQAECGDLTAHVPSLYIHILQEFLQCLEAFIGETIDEDTLLYGMDGKFYSPIIETTTHFETNVSGLYLVGDCSGITNSLSQASASGIYVGHHLCDSGSHR; encoded by the coding sequence ATGTATGATATCACAATTGTTGGCTCAGGTGTAAGCAGTATCTTTTTGGCTTACACCTTGTTACAAAGCGATCAAAAGATTTTAATCCTCGAAAAAGGAAAACCATTGGAACAAAGAGATTGTGCATCAGATCACGGTGAACCATGTCATTGTGACTTATGTGAAAAATATTTTGGCTTTGCCGGCTTAGGAAAGTCCGAAGGGAAATTTAATTATACGAGTAACTTCGGCGGAGAGTTGGCACAAAAGATAGGGAAAGAACATGCCATGCAAGCGATGGGAGAAGTGGATGACATTCTCTGCTTGTTTGGAGGTAAAGAAATTGCAAAGTATTCTACAGTAGATGCCCATCTTGCAAAGAAAGCTCAATCATGTGGATTACAGATGTTAACAACAGAAGTGAGACACTTAGGCACTTCTCTTTCAACACAAATTTTTCAGAGAATGTATGACATGCTGTCTCGCAAGATTGAAATTCGATTTGAGGTAGATATCACAGAGATAAAAAAAGAGGCGCATTCTTTTATAATTACTACAAATCAGGGAATGGTATACTCTCATAAAATCGTACTTGCGACAGGTCGTTCCGGTACAGAATGGTTACAAAGACAATGTTCTATGCTAGGTGTCAAACAAGGGACAACCCGATTAGATTTAGGCGTGCGAGTGGAGATGAAAGAGCAGCAGCTTCGTTCTATCTTGCAAGATACCTTTGAGACCAAACTTTCTTATACACATGAAGATCTTGTGTCTACCACATATTGTATGAATCCACGAGGAAGAATTGTGCGTAAACATCAAGAAGGATTTGTTATGCCCGATGGTCAAAACTTTCGGGAGAAAGCGAACGGCACTTCTAATCTAAATTTCACTTTATTCACTTCCCGTTACTTCTCTACTCTTGTGGATGCCAATGCGCATGCACAAAAAGTGATTGGAAGCATTAATGACAACAGAGAGCGCATTATTGTGCAACGTTTAGGAGATTTACGGGCAGGTCAGCCGACAACAGTGAAACAGATGGAGGTCAATCGTATTTTTCCTACCCTGCAAGCAGAGTGTGGAGATCTCACTGCACACGTCCCTTCCCTATATATACATATTTTGCAGGAATTTCTACAGTGCCTAGAAGCATTTATCGGCGAAACAATTGATGAGGATACACTACTCTACGGGATGGACGGGAAGTTTTATTCTCCTATCATAGAAACAACTACACATTTTGAAACAAATGTATCTGGTTTGTATCTCGTTGGAGATTGTTCAGGTATTACAAACTCTTTATCACAGGCGTCGGCAAGTGGAATCTATGTAGGACACCACCTATGTGATAGTGGTAGTCACAGGTAA
- a CDS encoding ArsR/SmtB family transcription factor yields MINDEQAVEIFKALSNQIRVNILQMLKEPDNNFSPQAHVIKEKGFDGGVCVSDIRSKVGLSQSTTSQYLSILLQSGMVEMKRIGQWTYYRRNEETIKQLEKYIGLKI; encoded by the coding sequence ATGATAAATGACGAACAGGCAGTTGAAATTTTCAAGGCTCTGTCAAATCAAATCAGAGTAAATATTCTGCAAATGTTGAAAGAACCGGATAATAATTTTTCCCCGCAGGCCCATGTCATCAAAGAAAAGGGCTTTGATGGCGGGGTTTGTGTTAGTGATATTCGTAGCAAAGTAGGACTATCACAGTCTACTACCTCCCAGTATTTGTCTATCCTATTACAAAGCGGGATGGTGGAAATGAAACGAATCGGACAATGGACTTATTATCGACGCAATGAGGAAACCATTAAACAGCTTGAAAAATATATAGGCTTAAAAATATAA
- a CDS encoding TIGR03571 family LLM class oxidoreductase, which yields MSFQNHRAYNSMYQKDKMTLGFILPTARMSKDPIMENQLELARKIEEYGFASLWLRDITMQNLNIDDNGQKYDLWIYLTYLAAYTKHIALVTGSVVLPLRHPVRVAKEAASIDQLFPGRLIMGVASGDREKDFTALGMFKQESGSLFKENFEILDRLLKEDQPTIHSHAGLIDGTDMRLIPKPVSSIPTMVTGFSNQSINWIARNGDGWLQYPRSIIQQEQLIQDYRALTEVHAPGDFKPFSQSLFINLLENPDEMPVPIPLGYSVGRNRLVDLLHQFQAIGVNHLAFVLYFSKRPPEEVIQELGEFVLPYFPTHKGTVQL from the coding sequence GTGAGTTTTCAAAATCATCGTGCCTATAACAGCATGTACCAGAAAGACAAAATGACACTCGGATTTATCCTCCCGACTGCCAGGATGTCTAAAGATCCGATTATGGAGAATCAGCTGGAGCTTGCCCGTAAAATTGAGGAATATGGCTTTGCTTCATTATGGCTCCGTGATATTACGATGCAGAATTTGAATATTGATGATAACGGCCAAAAGTACGATTTATGGATTTATTTGACGTATCTTGCTGCCTATACAAAACACATTGCGTTAGTGACAGGAAGTGTAGTTCTCCCTTTGCGCCACCCTGTCAGGGTAGCCAAGGAAGCTGCATCAATTGATCAATTGTTTCCAGGTCGATTGATTATGGGAGTGGCATCAGGGGACAGGGAAAAAGACTTTACAGCTTTAGGGATGTTTAAGCAAGAAAGCGGTTCATTATTCAAAGAAAATTTCGAAATTCTCGACCGGCTGTTAAAAGAGGATCAGCCGACAATCCACAGCCACGCCGGGCTGATCGATGGTACAGATATGAGGTTAATCCCAAAGCCTGTATCTTCGATTCCGACCATGGTGACTGGATTTAGCAATCAGTCTATCAATTGGATAGCTAGGAACGGGGATGGATGGCTTCAATACCCAAGAAGCATTATTCAACAGGAGCAGCTTATCCAGGATTATCGTGCTTTAACTGAAGTTCATGCTCCAGGAGATTTTAAACCCTTCTCTCAAAGCTTGTTCATCAATTTATTGGAAAATCCCGATGAAATGCCTGTCCCCATACCCTTAGGCTATTCCGTGGGAAGAAACCGTTTAGTTGATCTACTTCATCAATTTCAAGCGATTGGTGTCAACCATTTGGCGTTTGTTCTGTATTTTTCCAAGCGTCCTCCAGAGGAAGTAATCCAGGAACTTGGAGAATTTGTTTTACCCTACTTTCCAACCCATAAAGGTACAGTCCAGCTTTAA
- a CDS encoding LLM class flavin-dependent oxidoreductase, whose amino-acid sequence MTKKIELSVLDPSPIVEGGSAKLSLQNTLDLAKKTEQWGYKRFWLAEHHNWAGMASSASPIVIGRVASVTEKMHIGSGAMLLSHYSPLSVAEHFGTLETFFPGRIDLGLGRAPGTDQYTANVLRQRIAGEPEFDARLEELIAYLYGTGTATKNGSFGFHAIPGEKTNVPIWLLGSGFYSAQLAGILGLPFSFAGHFAPGNMMEAIKLYRDSFRPSQFLEEPYVLLAVQVVAADEKQEAQRLATSMYQKFLLLTRGQPSPILPPVDNMDELWNDNERRAVEEQLFTSIIGDPADVKHQLHELIEKTEADEIMAHTEIFDHKARLRSYEILAQATVN is encoded by the coding sequence ATGACAAAGAAAATCGAACTTTCAGTACTAGATCCCTCCCCAATTGTCGAGGGAGGATCAGCCAAACTTTCTCTTCAAAACACGCTTGATCTAGCAAAGAAAACAGAGCAGTGGGGATATAAACGGTTTTGGCTTGCTGAACATCATAATTGGGCAGGAATGGCAAGTTCAGCATCCCCGATAGTAATTGGACGAGTGGCCTCTGTCACGGAAAAAATGCATATTGGATCAGGCGCAATGCTACTTTCCCATTATTCTCCTCTTTCCGTGGCTGAGCACTTTGGAACATTAGAAACCTTCTTCCCTGGCCGGATCGATCTTGGATTGGGGCGGGCACCTGGTACCGACCAATATACAGCAAATGTATTGCGGCAGCGGATTGCTGGTGAACCTGAATTTGATGCCCGGCTTGAGGAGCTTATCGCATATCTTTATGGTACAGGAACAGCCACTAAGAATGGTTCATTTGGCTTTCACGCCATTCCCGGCGAAAAAACAAATGTGCCAATTTGGCTGTTAGGTTCAGGGTTTTATAGTGCACAATTAGCTGGAATACTTGGGTTACCATTCTCTTTCGCGGGACATTTTGCTCCAGGTAACATGATGGAGGCGATAAAACTGTATCGAGATTCTTTTCGTCCGTCTCAATTTTTGGAGGAGCCTTATGTACTGTTAGCCGTTCAAGTGGTGGCTGCTGATGAGAAACAGGAGGCACAAAGGCTTGCCACTTCGATGTATCAAAAATTTCTTTTGTTAACCCGCGGACAGCCTTCGCCCATTTTGCCTCCTGTTGATAATATGGACGAGCTTTGGAACGATAATGAACGCAGGGCGGTTGAAGAACAGCTTTTCACTTCCATCATCGGGGACCCTGCTGACGTGAAGCATCAGCTCCATGAGTTAATAGAAAAGACTGAAGCTGATGAAATTATGGCTCATACAGAGATTTTTGATCATAAGGCACGGCTACGCTCTTATGAAATTCTGGCCCAGGCTACAGTGAATTAA
- a CDS encoding LLM class flavin-dependent oxidoreductase: MPENDTKQITDIPFSILDLSPIADGSTPADSFRNTLELAQLAEKLGYNRYWLAEHHNMPFIASSATSVVISHVAAGTSKIRVGSGGIMLPNHAPLVIAEQFGTLESLYPGRIDLGLGRAPGTDQLTARALRRDLRSLGEDFPEQLAELRNYFDPSLAQGNSHVKAIPGEGLNIPIWLLGSSGYSAQLAGELGLPFAFASHFSPHNTLPAIQLYRRSFKPSKVLDKPHAMVGLNIIAADTDQEAERLATTLQQQFLNLMRGKEVPLQPPVDNINDIASDYEIAALENQLGTSIVGSPQIVKEKLEKFLDESQADEIMAIAQVYDHKARLHSYEILAEITQLK, encoded by the coding sequence ATGCCTGAAAATGATACAAAACAAATTACGGATATTCCATTCTCAATCCTGGATCTCTCTCCAATTGCAGATGGAAGTACGCCGGCTGATTCTTTTCGCAATACTTTGGAGCTGGCCCAGCTCGCTGAAAAGCTGGGGTATAACCGATATTGGCTCGCTGAGCATCATAATATGCCATTTATCGCCAGCTCTGCAACATCGGTAGTCATTTCCCATGTAGCAGCAGGTACATCAAAAATTCGGGTAGGTTCAGGCGGCATTATGCTACCGAATCATGCACCTCTTGTTATTGCTGAGCAATTTGGTACTCTGGAATCATTATATCCAGGACGTATTGATCTTGGCTTGGGCCGTGCACCAGGCACTGATCAGCTTACCGCACGTGCATTAAGACGTGACTTGAGAAGTTTGGGAGAAGATTTCCCTGAGCAGCTGGCTGAGCTCCGGAATTACTTTGACCCTTCCCTGGCACAAGGAAATAGTCATGTTAAAGCAATTCCGGGTGAAGGATTAAACATACCTATTTGGCTGTTAGGTTCAAGCGGATACAGTGCTCAGCTGGCAGGAGAGCTTGGGCTGCCGTTTGCATTTGCGAGCCATTTCTCGCCGCATAACACACTGCCGGCTATCCAGTTGTACCGCCGTTCGTTTAAGCCTTCTAAAGTACTGGACAAGCCGCATGCAATGGTAGGGCTAAACATCATTGCGGCTGACACAGATCAAGAAGCTGAGCGGCTCGCTACAACATTGCAGCAGCAGTTCTTAAATTTGATGCGCGGGAAGGAAGTCCCATTGCAGCCGCCAGTGGATAATATTAACGATATAGCGAGCGACTATGAAATAGCTGCCCTTGAGAATCAATTAGGAACTTCGATTGTCGGCAGTCCTCAAATCGTAAAAGAAAAGCTGGAAAAGTTTCTGGATGAAAGTCAAGCCGATGAAATCATGGCAATCGCCCAGGTTTATGATCATAAGGCCCGCCTCCATTCCTATGAAATATTGGCAGAAATTACTCAGCTAAAATAG
- the hxlA gene encoding 3-hexulose-6-phosphate synthase has translation MKLQLALDLVNIQGAIELVKEVEEHIDVVEIGTPVVINEGLKAVKEVKAAFPNLTVLADLKIMDAAGYEVSQASAAGADIITILGTAEDESIKGAVEEAKKQGKQILADMIAVKDIAARAQELDELGVDYICVHTGYDLQAVGKNSFEDLSTIKSVVKNAQTAIAGGIKLETLPEVIKQHPDLVIVGGGITNKENKKATAREMKKLIEQG, from the coding sequence ATGAAATTACAATTAGCATTAGATCTTGTCAATATTCAGGGAGCTATTGAATTAGTGAAAGAGGTAGAAGAGCATATTGATGTTGTAGAAATTGGTACACCTGTGGTGATCAATGAAGGTCTTAAAGCAGTGAAAGAAGTAAAGGCTGCATTTCCTAACTTAACCGTATTAGCAGACTTGAAAATTATGGATGCAGCTGGATATGAAGTAAGCCAAGCATCTGCTGCAGGTGCTGACATCATTACGATTCTTGGCACTGCAGAAGACGAGTCAATTAAAGGCGCAGTAGAAGAAGCTAAAAAACAAGGCAAACAAATCCTTGCTGATATGATCGCCGTGAAGGATATTGCAGCCCGCGCACAAGAACTGGATGAACTTGGCGTTGATTATATCTGCGTTCACACAGGTTACGATCTTCAAGCAGTTGGAAAGAATTCTTTCGAAGACCTTTCAACCATCAAAAGCGTTGTTAAAAACGCGCAAACTGCTATTGCAGGTGGAATCAAATTAGAAACACTTCCTGAAGTAATTAAACAACACCCAGATCTGGTTATCGTAGGTGGGGGAATTACGAATAAAGAAAATAAAAAAGCTACAGCACGCGAAATGAAAAAATTAATTGAACAAGGTTAA
- a CDS encoding CBO0543 family protein, translating into MKSKKLEIQFLKCITIIFLGSLPFVLKKTPIKDSLLVLFMNGYTNAIVDRFLVNRQILEYPVRYIPKEFKSNVLFDFLCLPTVSLWLYHLTKNDNPFKIVYKIVLTISSLFLVELWAEKYTKLIKWQKGWKWYYSLISLNVRALFSRLVIAIINIIEKKQEG; encoded by the coding sequence ATGAAAAGTAAAAAATTAGAAATACAATTTCTAAAGTGTATAACCATCATATTTTTAGGTAGCTTACCCTTTGTTTTAAAGAAAACTCCTATTAAAGATTCACTGTTGGTCTTGTTTATGAATGGATATACAAATGCTATCGTTGACAGGTTTCTGGTTAACCGTCAAATACTTGAATATCCTGTACGCTATATACCTAAAGAGTTTAAATCGAATGTTTTATTTGATTTCTTATGTTTACCAACTGTTTCTTTATGGCTTTATCATTTAACAAAAAATGATAATCCTTTTAAAATTGTATATAAGATTGTACTTACCATCAGTTCGCTATTTTTAGTTGAGTTATGGGCAGAAAAATATACGAAACTAATTAAGTGGCAAAAAGGATGGAAATGGTATTATAGCCTTATTAGCCTTAATGTAAGAGCTTTATTTAGTCGTTTAGTAATTGCAATTATTAACATTATAGAAAAGAAACAAGAAGGTTAA